The genomic interval TTTATCTGACAAAATGCActcttttaatttttcaaagtGCCCCATATAAGCTAAATTACACACGTCTACGTTTGACACGGAGCCCTCCATTCGCAAATAAACTTAAATTGGTGTCAAATAATGTTCTGAACAATAGAGTAACAGCATATGCGCGATGTGGTAGATTTGAAACGTAAGAGCAATGACTCAGGAAATTATGATTTCAACTTCCGCCTCGTGTGAGTTTGAAGTCTTCACAATAAAACACCAAGCGTGACATCTCGAAGATGTGACATTgaaattttcaatattttaatccttttttatattcatttacaataaaatttcAGTAAGTAACATTTCAATGTATTAAACGGCATGTAACCACTACAGCGGCCAGTGACATTGCATTATATTgaacaattattttaatttggtAGGTTGAGTTACTCTTGGAGGAAGTAAAACGGGCATCCATGATACTCACCACCAAGAAACCGATGGCAATAAACAACTGtagataatataaataatatacagtattacagtactcCAAACTGACTTTCCTTGACTGACGTCATTGCTAATGGCGGCCACCCTGGTAAGCTACAATTTAAACCGTTTTATGGGTACAAGCCACACGATGCCGTTAGCTTGTGGCTAGTTTTGAACCAGCGTGTTTTAATGGAGGACGGCGTACATATTTCTCCTGTTGTTTACTATCTCAGGATTTTCGAACCCATGTTGACCAGTCGTGCAGATATTCGGAGGAATTTGTCAACATTTACTATGACTGTGTGGATAAGAAGAGAAGGGTGAGTAGTACATTTAAAGGAGCATCTTCCTGTTTCACTGTCATTACGATTAACACGTTCAGCAAATACTTCCCATTGTGACCCTtttagattaaaatgcatactATAATGTGGCCAGGAGATTTAACTTGGTTACATGTCAGTTACAACGTTTATCcagtttttaacttttattttgaaaaagagGCAAAATGGGATGCACTTTTTGCTGTGACCAGCGTTGGCGCTGGTGGTTCTGTGAGTTTGTGTTCTGGAGAACAATGCCATAATAGGATGATCATTACAATTAAttattgaagaaaaatacaGAACATAAAGAATGATGTATAACATAAATAATGATGGAATTAAGTATAATTCCTAGTGCTATTGTACCAGCCACAATCTCAGCATTGCTATTTAAtgtttgtgttgtatttgttgtttCAGAACCTGACCCGACTGTACTTGGACAAGGCAACCTTGGTGTGGAATGGAAACACCGTGTCAGGACTAGACGCCCTGGGCGAGTTCTTTGAGGCACTACCTTCAAGCGAGTTCCAAGTTCACACGCTGGATTGCCAACCAGTTCACGGTATGTCAACTGGCCATTTGGAGCCAATAAAGGAACAAGGCATTTGTGTTGTGGtattgccacattgtgtctttgggaacggtGACATCTTTGATTGTTTTATGTAAAATCTAAACTGAGCAAAGTCTCATCTCGTACAGAACAAGCAACCCAAGGCCAGATGACCCTGCTCGTAGTGACTGGCGGTACCGTGAAGTTTGAGGGGAACAAGCTGCGTTTCTTCAACCAGAACTTCCTTTTAACGGCTCAGGCTTCACCCAACAACGAGCAGCCAGTGTGGAAGATTGCGAGTGACTGTTTTCGTTTTCAAGACTGGAACAGCTGATGCTTTCTTCAGCGTAACTGTCCAAtggttgtatttttgtaataaaagaATTCCAAGTTTGAATATGAAAAAGGTATTTATTCTCAGGAAAAAGCTTGAACAAGGCCTGTGATCCTAACAGCACTATGTGCATTATACAAACAAGTCCATAAATTGGTGTTTCCACACatagaaatacatataaaacacTCCTATATTGACATGGTCATTTTCCCCTTTACACCAACTTGTTCATAATCCTGTAAACTCAAGAAAAAACATGATCTATATTACTGTCAGCTGAAAAACTTTGCTACTGCCGTAAAGCACATCCACGGTTCATCCTGCTCTTAAAACAAGATGCTGATGAGACGAGCGTGTCTCCAAGTGCAACAACCCACTTTTGGCAGTttgattaaataaaacatttgctgATCTTCCTGAGTCGTTTGTGTTCCACATTGGGTCTTATTTTCAGCATGactacacaaatggcatgaatAAAACCACTTTAGCCAGAATAAATTAAGTTATCAAGCATATCTCTGGATAGGGGTTGTTGCTGACCTCTTGTAAACTTTTCACAAGGCAGTTTTGAACGCTGGACTATTATCAAAACGCCACAAGTGCTGCAGACTGAAGGCACAGTAACATTAGTACTCCAACTACAAAAGAGCGTTGCAATCATTAAGATTTCCATGAAGGTAACATAGCATTAGCAACACATGGagtgactttttcttttaaaacagcaacaaagtACCAACAGACATTTTCAGACAACCGTATTCTACGCACCAGCGGCACAGATGGATCAGCAGCTCCAACCATTTACAACTTCCCTGTTGTGCCCATTTCCATTGGTGTGACAGCACAGAAATCCCACAGTTGACAGGAAAACTATTTACAGGTAACGAGTGGTCAAGGCTGGGAGAGGTTATTTGCCCCCGTACATTCTCTCAATGTGGTGGAGATAGTGGTTCTTCAGCTCTTTCCGCTTCAGCTTAAACGCGTCCGTGACAAGACCCGTCTCGGGCGTCCATGGCTCGGCGCTCAGGTGGACCTTGGCGGGAATCTCAAAGCGCTGGAGTTTAACTACAGTGGTGAAAAGAAGACAACTTAATTCCCCTCGGCTACGTTCACGGCCTGGGAAACTAGAAAGAGGCGGGGATGTAATGGTCTTACTGTTGGCGGCCACTTGCTTGATCTCCCCCAGGACCTCTTTCTCCATATCGGGGTGTGTGCACAGCTCTTCCCAGGAAGCGGCTATTCCTCTCTGCTTGGCCAGTTCCATCAGACGCTTCTGGTTGGGGACCACAAAGCTTATCACGTAGTTCTGGTCACtgcaacaaaggaaagacatgacatgactactgCAGCCGAGACGCATTACTAG from Doryrhamphus excisus isolate RoL2022-K1 chromosome 23, RoL_Dexc_1.0, whole genome shotgun sequence carries:
- the nxt2 gene encoding NTF2-related export protein 2 codes for the protein MAATLDFRTHVDQSCRYSEEFVNIYYDCVDKKRRNLTRLYLDKATLVWNGNTVSGLDALGEFFEALPSSEFQVHTLDCQPVHEQATQGQMTLLVVTGGTVKFEGNKLRFFNQNFLLTAQASPNNEQPVWKIASDCFRFQDWNS